One genomic segment of Sorex araneus isolate mSorAra2 chromosome X, mSorAra2.pri, whole genome shotgun sequence includes these proteins:
- the BEX3 gene encoding protein BEX3 — protein sequence MAHAPPENDAVERPMPNGEEERPLAGGEGQQAAGNPRRGPARRLAPNFRWAVPNRQVNDGMGGDGDDMEMFMEEMREIRRKLRELQLRNCLRILMGELSNHHDHHDEFCLMP from the coding sequence ATGGCACATGCCCCCCCGGAGAACGACGCGGTGGAGCGGCCGATGCCGAACGGAGAGGAGGAGCGCCCGTTGGCGGGGGGCGAAGGGCAGCAGGCAGCGGGCAATCCCCGGAGAGGACCGGCGCGCCGCCTGGCCCCTAATTTCCGATGGGCCGTCCCGAATAGGCAGGTCAACGACGGGATGGGAGGAGATGGAGATGATATGGAAATGTTCATGGAGGAGATGCGAGAAATCAGGAGAAAACTCAGGGAGCTGCAGTTGAGGAATTGTCTGCGCATTCTCATGGGGGAGCTCTCGAATCACCACGACCACCACGATGAATTTTGCCTTATGCCTTAA